The DNA sequence AAAATTTCATCTTTCGAATAGTTGTATCTGTTTCGCTTTGACGAAAATGTAATCAAGTGTTCATTAAATGCTTTGTTTCTGAAATTGTTCAGCTTTTCGCCAGTTTTGTATATAACTACTCAACGGGAGGCTACTGCATCTCCTCGCCTTACCAAGGGACACAATCCCGACCGAATTTGGACATCTCGAAGGTCAAGTCAACATGGTTTTCCTTACAAGAATACTAAACATCAGGGCGAGAGGACCGGATCCGTTCTGGAAACGACAGTTCGCGAAACGATTGACATGGGTGAGAGCTAGTGTATGCGTTGATTTCCATGAAAAGAATAAGAAAGGACTTGGTGCGTCTTGAACTGTCTCCCTGCACATCCACGTGTGTATgcgatgtgtgtgagtgcgaggggggggggggggggggggggggggtgggggtgcaagTTGTTATTTTAGTTAGCTCTGTCAACTCAGTTCATGTACAAtttatgtgtgtgggtatgttcatgtgtgtcactgtgtgcgtaaatttgtgtgtgcgtgcacctgtgagtgtgtgtgtgtgtgtgccaatggATGTTTAGTTATGTTTGCGAGTGTTCAGTGTCAAAATCTACATTGTGAAATAGCACTGGATGCAAGATGTGAGTATGGactattatttatttattaccAAGATCGCCGCGCccctgtatacactccggcgtTAACTTCCGGTCGCGAAGCGAATTTGCAATCCAAAGCCACTTTGCGGTAGGAACACAGAGTAGTTGtgcgaaaacaaaaacaatctgatCATGCTCCACGGCTTTATTCTGTAATGTAGATTTCATTCTCGGAGTGTACATGAAAGACCAGATAACCACATCAACACACAGAGTGTCATTCAACGCCATTTTGCGAAGAAACACAGTGAACTTTTGATTCATAGTATCAAATTACGCttgggacaaacacacacaaaaaaaaaactgaTGCTGCACGGCAGTTTATTGTCGGAGTATGGAACACACTTTGTGTGTATCGACCTAGAAGTGGTTGTATTCTATGTGAATGAACATTATTTGCTAATCCTCGACACAACGAAAAAGAGATCAGATAGCGGAAGTCAATATGTCTGATTGATTTTTCAATCATTGGCTACTTCCTAAAGACTTGTTAGGGGGCATTTTATTGGATAAAGAGTTGTAACAGAGCTTCTCAAATGACTCAttgtcggagtgtatacagaTTACAGTCCCATCGATCCTGAATACTCTGAGTGCGTACAGCTTTTGCCGATCAAGATATGTTATTTCATGATATGATCAAGTGTTTTTTCTATGTTATTTCAGAACTTCTATGGGAGGAGACGCAACTGCCACAAACTTTCCTTGAATTACTTACGCAGGGCCTTGAGATACTCTACAGAGTACAGATCAAAGCTGAAAACGATTAACATGGATAATGTAAGTATATATAAATGGTCAAGAGTACAGAATAGTGTCCAGTCTCTGTGACATGAGCATGACAAATATAATTTTGTCATAAAACAATCTTTTTTACTTAAATTGGAGCATATAGTTATCTTGATACTTCCTAACAAAAGAAATTTCAAATGGGCTATTTACTGAGTAGTatttgaagaaaatgtatttggtTTGCATGTAACGGTAACACCGTGACCCTTTCAATCAACATCAACTTAAAACAAATCCAGTTTAATTCCAGGTCTTTATTTAACTTTAACAGCCTGCTACAAGTGTACTTTCAATGATTAAATCATAACAACAGTGTTCTAGTCTGATACAGTATTGAAAACTGCATGTAACTGTTGCATGTACGTAACTTTACACAAAGCAGAACATTTGACTCACAATGTTAAAAAAGTAACATATTTaagtaaaataaacaaacaaaaagtcttcaAATATGTTAAGCCTTATCTTTATATTTAATTGTAAGAAGAAAAAGTTCATTTTTCCAATTTCTGAATTATGTTATAATGCACCATGCATTTACAACATCAGGCGTTCCTAATTTCAAGGTAAAATGACTAAGTAAATGTACTGTATTAAAGGCTCCTACATTGTCAAGGTATGAAATACTTCAGTTAAAGTATTAATTAAGGTTAAAGTATCCCAACAATTGTTTTACTCGTTTTAATGTATAAAATAGAAAACCTAGCAATACATGCATGTAACATAACACTGTGACCTATCCTTTTTCTTACCCATTTTTCACCAGAAAAAGAAATCCATCCAGAATTAAATGTTCTACAAGTAAATACATAGATATAAACATATTTCACATCCAAAAATGTGAGTCCAAGTGATAAAGGGAAAGAATAAATAACAAGAAAAGACGTATGCAAGTAACTTTACACCAACTAGTGCTATTTGAAGGTGAAATAATTGTTATACAGCCTCTTAATCACTTAAATCGTACTAGTAATTGAAGAAAACATTCTCTTAATATTGAATGACCTATTGAGTGCTTAAGACAGTGAAATAATTGAATTTAAGTGGATTCAGAGCCAGTTTTaggcaacaaacaaaatatcccGAATAATGGAAAGGCAAACATATCCATTCAACTTTTGTTATTACTTCAGCTACACCTTAGTAATCAAAAGAGAAATACTCAAACAAAACAGCAAATGTTAGACAAAACATTGGGCAACAACCAAAAATGTCCTACCAACCAAACTTTGCTACCAACCAGCCTTTCCTATCTTTCAGATTGTAACTAGACAACAGCACaacatgaactcaaaaacaaacatgaagcTGCTAACCACAGATGTGCCACTGACAGATGGAATAGAAGAGCCTCTGCATACATGAAAATCAATGACAGTTTTGAAATATTAACAAAACAGCGTTCCACCCACTcgtattattttttattgtttttttttattatggagGGAATGCATCTAGGCTGGTTGACCTCATGCTAAACAAATACATGACAACAGTACAGCTTCAGAAATCTTAGTGCATGGGAACAAAGGGCCACACATAGAAGTCTGTTTGCTTTCACGCTGTTTCTTCAGGAAATGTACTTCTGCACCATCACCAATGAGGGCTTGAATCtgcaacacaaaataacaagaaattccgaGGTGATATTCAAAGCGTACCAGTTCCACATAACTAATCTCATGAAAATCATCAATTTAATTGAATTAAACATAAATTACCATGCATGTTAATATATTCGtgtacatttaaacaaaaactagTATCATCggtactgaaaaaaaaaaataaataaatccccaGTGCCTCAATTCTCACAATTTCTTCCTGAATGTATTGAAGTCCTTGTACTCTTACCCCTGGAAATGCAGGTCACAGTATTGTCAGCTGAGTCCACACCACTCTGTTCTGCAAATTTCACTGGATGTTGTCTCAGTTGAGAGTGTCCAGGGAAGGaagaaaattttaaaaaaaattaaatgctgGACCGATGAAACAAACTTTTTTTGTGTCCTGAAATAGCATTCCCAATGCTGTTgatcatgtgtgtgttatgttacaTTGTGATTCAAACACATACTGTTAAAACTCATCCTAATACATAATTATTCACTCTTAGTCTGAAAACACTCACCTTCTttgtgaatttttgtttttacggAGTAAAGTTACATTCAAGCAATAGATTAAGtgggtttttgtttctttgttgacCTGCATTAAACCATATCTTGGTTGTTAAGcagccttaaaaaaaaagcatccacagaaaagaaagaaaagataatAAACTATGTTGACGGCAATTTTTACTCATACATGTAACTTAACACCGAATAATCCCTTAGTCTATGATTATGTTTGCGTTATGTGACATTCAAAcacttgtttaaaaaaaatgcttgtaCTAAATGATCCACTCTTTGAACATTATAGTGTGCAATTAGTGTGCACAAAAATGTGAAATTCTTCAAGATACGTTTGAAAGTAACTTTACACAAAACCTATGGTGTCATGTTACATGCAAACACTTTTAATCTATTTTGAAGCATTAAACAGTTTGAAAAGCAAAATTGTTGACTGTTTCCATCCAGTCACCTTTCAAAGTGGGATTGAACCAGTCAATGAAATCCTGAGTTCATCTTAGCAATGCCATTTGAAAATGTCAGTATGACTGCAGGTACATAACATGCATTTGTCGTGTTAAGTTACTAGCATGCACGTTTTTACTGCATGTAACATAATGCACAATTATAATTCAAATGTTACCATGAAGCAAACAATTCATTTGTATTAAAAAGCTCCTATTCAATAGATTTTGCTATACCAAACTTGTGTGATGAAAAATACATGAGTGTAACTTAACACCACTCTTTATGGAGTAAagttacatacaaacacatatatcACTAAAACATCCCTTGTGCAGGCGAAAACACAAACTGAAGTTAAAGATCGCCATTCAAAACGCATCATCTTGAAAAATCAGACAGGTACTTGCAGATTCAGTTTCCATCAACAAGGTGATAGTTAGCATGTAACTTTACACGGGCATGTTGTCACTGTGATTGCGTTAGGTTACGTACGAACAGAACATTCAAACTTGGGTTTAAGATCGTACCAGGGCCATCCACATTCATcgagaatgcaaatgttcagaTTATTGCATATTTGTTTTCCTTTAAAATTTCCCTGATCTAAAATGAATGCAGCACTTGCTTGTACGTAACGTTAACGATATGTACTTTCGTGTTAAGTTACAATCACGCGTCAAGATGGTAAAAAAATGGTAAGtcgtaacaattttttttaatccttcGAGATCTCACAACACTACGTCCAAAATTGGTCTTCTCGCTAAAAAACATGTAAAAATCATTCTCCTAAAGCAAACATATTCACGCATGTAACATTAAAAACAGTAACACCAAAAGTAAGCATGGTCACTCACAAACATGTGCTCAtaacaaatcaacaaacattTTCCACAATTCCAAATGCGACTAAGATAACCCCTGCTAACACTGTTTTCACGTTCATGCCGTTGTTCATAAAAATGATAATGTATTTTGGTCACTTAACTTGCATTTCATGTCTTTCACTGACAAAACTGCATGAACGTAACCATAAACAGCAAAACTTACCTCATGCTTTTTCGCCACAATGATCCATCAATGCTTCTACCAAAACAGCATGTGACCAGCTCTTTTGTAAAcaatattcaaaatggccgccgctTACGCAAAATCTCGTTCACGTCCTAGTGAGGGATCGTTTTTTGTTGCATGCGCGTAACATAACATTTACGCGGTTTTCAATTATTTTTCCCTTGGACTGCTATGTAGAGTGGAATCAAGAAACCGCTTAAAGTCCTATGCCGAAATGAAGGCAGCGACAGAAGCTTTAAAATCATGCTGTTTCCCACCTACGCGAGACTTCCAACTCGTTGTTAAAATGAAGACGAACTCGGTACGAAAAACTAACGCGACGGTTACGCGCAAGCAGCCGTCCTTTGAACGCAATTATACACATCGCCGGTCATTCGTTCATCCTGACAGTAAACCTGCATTGAACTGTTTTGTCTTTCATAACATGATATGATTGATTCAGTTTCAAATTGTCTCTGGTAAAGCGAACATGCAGCTTCAAAGTGTAGTGTGTGAATTGTGTCACGTTTCGCGTTTCGCCGACAACCGACTTTTTCGAACTAATCCACAGATATATAACTCAACAGACACAGATTTGAACACAAGAAGACATGCATATTGAAATCAACTTATTTTGAACAGATTAGAACAGGTTTGATTGAGGTGCATGTAGAATGGTTGCCTTTACAAGGCTAGTTTTGTGACCAACTCGTGATACAGGCACTCGACGCTCTGTTGTACTCTTGACCAATTGTATTTGGAGGTGCACAATACTCGGCCAAACATGGCGGCTGAAGAGGTTTGCTCTTATTATACTTATAAGGGTACttttgataaggccaaaaaaaaaaaaataggtgtggttaaggtaacatagccaaaaaaaaagggtaggaaggcaggcaatcactttttttttttaaacttttttttctaatgtgtacaaattaaacctacttgacagggaaataagtgtgcgactcgggcgctttctctttcattgcgttttctgcactcgttttttttcttctttttttctttttttgacaaatgtaataaaaagttatagggtcggcccctaaaaatagggtaggtcgggttaccgtaaccacacctattttttttttaggcctaacaaaATAATTCTTTACAGTACTAATTTACACCTTGACATTTATGGTTAAATATTGGTCAGATAATGACAGTTTCTTTCACGATAGTTGTGAGCATTTCATTTGAGTCATCTAATTTTATATTATTCACATTTGtttcaacacatttttaaaTTATCACAGACAAGATATTAGCAAAGTCGATTTTCAGGGTCAATCGCTGTCGTATGATTTTATGTAATAGcacaaacaaattattttcCGCAATTGCTGGTTTCTACTCGACCACTGGAACCAACAAAACACTACAAATATAATCAATTGAAAAATATCACATGAAGCTGTCTTTACTTATGCAGTTGGTGTGACTGAATTTGAGACAAGTTTTTGGATCCCAGATGTCTCATGTGGTCATAGACAAACTGAGAATAGGGAAGATGATAATCAATTATATTATTTCATTGTGTAAGTGGAGACAGTCTTCTTTCATTTCGATGATCGTACCAGAAACATCTTTGTGATGTTAATTTTACTGTTGCAAGCGAAATACTAATTCTCAATAATTATTATGTATGATATACTGCACTTGGCTTTCAAATTTAGTTTTCACTCCTGCATTATTCCTAAAGATTGTTTTGTAAACTTTTCCAAGGAAATTCAAACAAATTATACAAGCATGATTtatcaaaagaaagaaaagcagcCTCCCTGATTGCTTTTTTTTGTGAAGGGTAACTACTCAGCTTTTGACTCATTTTTATAAcctgattacttcccttggaccaATTTTGCCAATTTGTGAACAAAAAAAAGCACACCGTTTCTCTGCTTGTGACGAAAAAGATGAGTTTTATTTTTCTCATCGTACGAGTTTCATTTTTCTCATCGTACATCAGTTGAGATGTGGGCAGCAGAAGGGGATGAGAGGCAGGGGAGGAGTGAGGAAAAAAGTATGTGTTCCACAGCCAGAGAGAAATTAGACATTCATGCAAGCAAAGATTAATGAAGAACTAATCTTTGATTTTAAGATACAGTATTGTAAATTTGTTGATTTTAAATGTACCTGCACAACTGGTAAGCTGAATGCAGGTATTGATGACATACTCCAGATATAGCCCGGTGGAACTGGAAGTGAtgtaagcagtatgtaagaaatgttaagtcctttgtactggaaacttgcattctcccagtacctgtcatatattgtactacgttgcaagcccctggagcaattttttgattagtgcttttgtgaacaagaaacaattaacaagtggctctatcccatccccacacccacccacccccccccccccccccccccctttccccgtcgcgatataaccttgaacggttgaaaacgacgttaaacaccaaataaagaaagaaagaatggaagTGATGTCACATTTCTCAGAGTGAACATTTTGAGATTGACTCAGTGAGGTGACAAAGCTCCATAAGGGGTAAAtctaagtacagtggaaccccccttttaggaactaaaaaaaaatctgagaaaatcagttctACAAAAaatggaagtcttaaaatgggggtaaatttacaaaggctatgaacagaaagtctgagaaaagaacgttttaaaagggagggagtcttgaattgatgggtcttaaaaggggggttccactgtatagccagggatggccaaatcccAAAATGTTAAGTCGCCCAATGCATACCAAAGGTGCTGCATCTGATTTgaaactcgatattacaaccaaaaatGTTGCATTTGAGTCAGTTTGACCAACATTTTCAGTGGCCAGccaggcgagttgccaggcgctTTCTGCTAGCTGGGCGGATTTTTTACTCACCCCTGGcaatcgggcggacgatttggccatccctgatacTCGATAGCCATAATGATTTTCATGCATTTGTTTTCTCCAGTTGTTTGAGACGAGGATCGCAGCTGGTTGTGCTGAGCATGGCGTGGAGTACAGTCCCTTTATCGACACACTCCGAGAGGTTGGCAagatgttgtttgttttgttgttgtttgttggctTGTTCGTTGGTTGGCTGTTGCACAGACATAGCCTATTTACGCTTCAGGAGAGTTTGTTatgattgtctgtgtgtgtgtttttgtttgtttgtgtgtgtgtgtgtgtgcgtgtgtgtgtacttgtgtgtgcgCACATGTGTACATGCATGTGGAGTGTGTTTACAATGAAGATCTGCACGGGCTCATAATCGCAGTAATTGTCATATATCAGAATAACTGTCATGTATTCTGACAGTAGAACCCCACCATTCACaacctcaaaaaatctgagatACTCAGGTCccgaaaaggagggagtctaaaaatgGAAATACATTACAGAAGTAGTAAGCAATGATAAAAACAAGCATTTAAGGTGGAATGGATTGGATGGGTTGTTAATGCATggattaaaatatttttttttactgtacTGTGATTGTAAAATAGaattttttttgtgtatttgttttcaGGTCAATTCATTTCCTCACCGTACTGTGTTTATAAAAAGCTAGTTTCATTTGCATGTTAAGTCtaattgtgttttcttttcttcagaACAACATTGTGCTTGACAGGAAAGTGCTAGCGGACCTGGCTATCTACGAACCAAGAACATTTCAGGTTTGTAGCAATGTAGTACATTGTACTAGAGGATGTGATGTTATACATCATTCTACTCTCAATAtcatttgtcttttttgttttgttatcccTATTCTTGCTTCTCTCGTTTTGGTTTCatgtctgacacacacacacacacatacacctcacagacacacatacacacacacacacacacacacacacacacatacacacagtcacacacacacacacacacacacacacacatacacctcacacatgcacatacacacccacatgtatgcatacacgcatgcacacacacacttgtatgCACTTCACTATTATGCATTTCAGGCTGTCATTTTGCACTAGCATTGTTCACCATTTTCAAGGGCACGATACCCTAGAATGGTAAAAGCATCAGCCTTCAAGTTTGATGATAAGAAGTTCGAATCCAAACTGAGCCTGTtgagttaagggtggagatttctCACATGACAAATACTGCTCAAACCTGCTTGCGCCTTGTTTCCCTttgtgagcacacacacacacacacacacacacacacacacacacacacacacacacacacacacacacacacacacacacacacacacacacacacacacacacacacaaggccaAGTACACTCAACATATCAGAGTTTGTTGGGttagagaaacacacacaaggcCAAATACTCTCAACATATCAGAGTTTGTTGGGttagagcacacacacacacaaggccaAATACACTCAACATATCAGAGTTTGTTGGGttagagaaacacacacaaggcCAAATACTCTCAACATATCAGAGTTTGTTGGGttagagcacacacacacacaaggccaAATACACTCAACATATCAGAGTTTGTTGGGttagagcacacacacacaaggccaAATACTCTCAACATATCAGAGTTTGTTGGGttagagcacacacacacacacaaggccaAATACACTCAACATATCAGAGTTTGTTGGGTTAGAGAAACACACAAGTACCAAGCATGCATTCCCCAGAACATGGAGCatgactgcctgaatggcaaGGAGAAAAACAGGCCCATACACTTAAACCCCCACAGgtgcaaaaaaacccaccaaaggCACGTGGCGGTTGCAGAGTTACTTCCGGAATTCCTCGATTAAGCAACAACTTTTCATCTTTTTTCCAGAGCCTGTGTGAAGTAGTCAAGCGATCTCATGCAGAGATATTCAACAACAATCTCAACCCGTCCAGGCGAATATTCACTAAGGGGATGTTGTGactgtgagagtgtgtgttttatgGACTTATTCCTGTGTGTGATGAGGAGTAAAtggtgtgtacgtgtttgtttgtggcAGATGGTTGGTTTCTATATAGTTCTCATGAATAAATGAATATCTGAAATATGTCAGTTGTTACGGTTTTGACCTGGaaagctctgtgtgtgtgtgtgtgtgtgtgtgtgtgtgtgtgtgtgtgtgtgtgtgtgtgtgtgtgtgtgtgtgcttttcagAAAGAAACTAACtttgataataataatgttgGATAATGGTCTGACATGAAAAGCTGCAAGAGAGAGTACgtatgtacgtgtgtttgtgatgtagttTAATCCTCATCCCGCATCATCCGCTAATCTcttgatcccccccccccccccccctccacgcccaccctatctctctctctctagtttctttcacacacacacacacacacacacacatatataattatatattcaTCCTTATATTCTAATATTTCCCAGGTTATAATGTTGCTCCAGCTTTAGATTGCCCCGTTTTAATTCTGCTCCAGCTCTGGTTAGCCCTGGCTCCATGTTGATTCAAGTCTTTGTTGCTCCAACTCAACATTGTGCTGGCTCTATCTCTATGTTAATTTGCTCCAGTGCTGTGTTCCTCCAGCAACATATTGTTTTGCGTCAGCTCTATGTTGCTGGCTCTATCTCTATGTTAATTTGCCCCAGTGCTGTGTTACTCCAGCAACATATTGTTTTGCGTCAGCTCTATGTTGCCATGGCTCCAACTCGATGGTTTACCCTCTCTATGTTGCCTtggcagggctccccacggaagctcctcctagtgcgtccccggacccccacttttaatttttagagggtccatggacccccactgcagtattttagagggtcccaaggttCCAAAAGCCGGAAAGTCCCAGTGTActcataaaacattgtggtcacgtatagtGTACTGCGAAGTGTCAATTGCAAtctgaaaatggtatctacggtacgcacgataaaggaaatttagtgcgtcctaggacccgctcttttaaaatctagtgcgtccagggaccccctccatatatttctaatacgtgttttcggcttcttgtgcgtataggacgcagggacgcgcgctatggggagccctgcttgGTTCTGTGTTACCCTAGCCATGCTAGCTGTATGTTGCTCCAGCTGGCTCCAGTTTTCTTCTGCTCTTTTTTAACAAGGTTGTATGCTGCGCTCCATCTTCGTTTGGCTCCTGCTCTGTG is a window from the Littorina saxatilis isolate snail1 linkage group LG10, US_GU_Lsax_2.0, whole genome shotgun sequence genome containing:
- the LOC138978715 gene encoding large ribosomal subunit protein bL20m-like, with translation MVFLTRILNIRARGPDPFWKRQFAKRLTWNFYGRRRNCHKLSLNYLRRALRYSTEYRSKLKTINMDNLFETRIAAGCAEHGVEYSPFIDTLRENNIVLDRKVLADLAIYEPRTFQSLCEVVKRSHAEIFNNNLNPSRRIFTKGML